The following proteins come from a genomic window of Aequorivita marisscotiae:
- a CDS encoding aldehyde dehydrogenase: protein MKEIVEKQRKFYNSNATKHIRFRKAQLKTLQNALQENETLLHDAIYKDFKKSEFDNYSTEISLLYKDIKEARKNLFQWARRKHVFTSILNFPASSYIVPEPLGVCLVIGAWNYPYQLSFAPVIAAIAAGNTVVLKPSELPTHTAAAMTKIVKENFDPAFFTVVEGGVEETQELLKQKFDKIFFTGSTKVGKIVYKAAAENLTPVTLELGGKSPAIVTESCNLKISVKRLVWGKFLNAGQTCIAPDYVLVHNSIEKKFLEQTKQEIISQHFAFENDNYLQIINNVNFDRLTKLIDSEKIYFGGESNSETRYFQPTVMQNVTLDDAVMQEEIFGPILPVISYNTIEEAISIVNSLPKPLSCYVFTKRDSIKRKVLKEISFGGGAINDTVMHITNSNLPFGGVGHSGIGNYHGEAGFKAFTHYKSVMDKPTWLDPSIRYYPHTPFRLKLMRWFLKL, encoded by the coding sequence ATGAAAGAAATAGTCGAAAAACAGCGCAAGTTCTATAATTCGAATGCCACAAAACATATTCGGTTTAGAAAAGCGCAACTAAAGACGCTTCAAAATGCCTTGCAGGAAAATGAAACGCTCTTGCACGATGCAATTTACAAAGACTTCAAAAAATCAGAATTCGATAATTATTCTACAGAAATCTCGCTGCTTTATAAAGATATAAAGGAGGCCAGAAAAAATTTATTTCAGTGGGCGCGGAGAAAACATGTTTTTACGAGCATTTTAAACTTTCCGGCTTCCAGTTATATTGTTCCCGAACCTTTGGGCGTGTGTTTGGTAATTGGAGCGTGGAATTATCCCTACCAACTTTCCTTCGCTCCGGTAATAGCCGCAATAGCAGCGGGAAACACAGTGGTGTTAAAACCCAGCGAATTGCCCACCCACACGGCTGCGGCAATGACTAAAATTGTTAAAGAAAATTTTGATCCGGCATTTTTCACCGTGGTTGAGGGTGGGGTAGAAGAGACCCAAGAATTGTTAAAACAAAAGTTTGACAAGATATTTTTTACCGGCAGCACCAAAGTGGGCAAAATAGTTTACAAAGCGGCTGCCGAAAATTTAACCCCAGTAACCTTAGAATTGGGCGGAAAAAGCCCAGCCATCGTTACTGAAAGTTGCAATCTTAAAATTTCAGTGAAACGATTGGTTTGGGGAAAATTTCTCAATGCCGGTCAAACCTGTATTGCGCCAGATTATGTCCTGGTTCATAACAGTATTGAAAAGAAATTTTTAGAGCAGACAAAACAAGAAATTATAAGTCAGCATTTTGCTTTTGAAAACGATAACTACCTTCAGATAATAAACAACGTTAATTTTGACCGACTCACTAAATTAATCGATTCGGAGAAAATATATTTTGGAGGCGAATCAAATTCTGAAACGCGCTACTTTCAACCTACAGTTATGCAGAATGTAACTTTAGACGATGCTGTTATGCAGGAAGAAATATTTGGTCCTATTCTTCCAGTTATTTCTTATAACACCATTGAGGAAGCTATTTCAATTGTAAACAGCTTACCGAAACCACTATCGTGTTATGTATTTACCAAACGCGATTCAATTAAAAGAAAAGTTTTAAAGGAAATTTCGTTTGGGGGCGGGGCAATAAACGATACTGTGATGCATATAACAAATTCTAACCTCCCTTTTGGTGGCGTGGGCCACAGCGGTATTGGCAACTATCACGGCGAGGCCGGGTTTAAAGCATTCACCCATTACAAAAGCGTGATGGATAAACCTACGTGGTTGGATCCGTCAATTCGCTATTATCCCCACACACCTTTTAGATTGAAGTTAATGCGGTGGTTTTTAAAATTATAA